A genomic window from Nicotiana sylvestris chromosome 11, ASM39365v2, whole genome shotgun sequence includes:
- the LOC138882051 gene encoding uncharacterized protein gives MFMLQHSASLFQLPRTSHSRVFSPQFSHCHSILSFHPKQSSCMRTLTNCQRAKTLLTTFEENNDDGDYIDVEMEEGEEEEEKEGFSRSRGFRGREDEKNYDKDPELAEILGSCLDDPDKAQSMMEERLRKKRNKIVHTKTGSATPVNVTFNKFDFTNSYIWFEFYNAPLEKDISLICDTIRSWHIVGRLGGCNSLNMQLSQSPLDKRPSYDAVQGANVNPTTFYNIGDLEIQDNLARIWVDIGTSEHLLLDVLINALTQISFDYVGIKQVVFGESEFENWRENLTSEDAGYSVHKI, from the exons ATGTTTATGTTGCAGCACAGTGCATCTCTTTTCCAACTACCTCGGACTTCCCATAGCAGAGTTTTTTCACCCCAATTTAGTCATTGCCACTCAATTCTAAGTTTTCATCCCAAGCAAAGCTCATGTATGAGGACGCTAACGAACTGCCAAAGGGCAAAAACTTTGCTGACCACATTTGAAGAAAACAACGATGATGGCGATTATATTGATGTGGAAATGGAGGAgggggaggaggaggaggagaaggagggcTTTTCTCGTAGTAGAGGGTTTAGAGGTAGAGAAGATGAGAAGAATTATGACAAAGATCCTGAGCTTGCTGAGATTCTTGGCAGCTGTCTTGATGATCCGGATAAAGCTCAGTCAATG ATGGAGGAGAGATtgagaaagaaaaggaataaaATAGTACATACGAagacaggttcagcaacacccgTGAATGTGACGTTCAACAA ATTTGATTTTACAAACTCCTACATATGGTTTGAGTTCTACAATGCCCCGTTGGAGAAGGATATCTCCTTGATTTGTGAT ACAATTCGTTCTTGGCACATTGTTGGACGTCTTGGTGGATGCAATTCACTGAATATGCAA TTGTCACAATCTCCTTTGGACAAAAGGCCAAGTTATGATGCTGTTCAGGGGGCAAATGTAAATCCTACTACGTTCTATAACATCGGGGATCTTGAGATTCAGGATAACCTGGCTCGCATATG GGTGGACATTGGGACAAGTGAGCATTTACTGTTGGATGTACTGATTAATGCTTTGACACAGATAAGCTTCGA CTATGTTGGTATCAAGCAAGTAGTATTTGGTGAATCTGAATTTGAGAACTGGAGGGAGAACTTGACATCGGAGGATGCCGGTTACAGTGTTCACAAGATATAG